In one Lolium rigidum isolate FL_2022 chromosome 3, APGP_CSIRO_Lrig_0.1, whole genome shotgun sequence genomic region, the following are encoded:
- the LOC124698011 gene encoding serine/threonine-protein kinase STY46-like, protein MAAALECWSGRPSTDEESMVEQVLMKPHARSDGSLPTCADSAAAADPASGPAAPKKWQRLGRNFAGAIAAFKNTLNLDNNGGLPRDPSPRAVGDKPPLLLRGLAQLYSRGAAAQQLPEKLVSDLRRHFDALPNSYGQAGFDMKDVLLHARLVEQAAGEDQLAVNIEEVHGRESGAEGTGFQLTFACNAPLSWQSMSGSLDSPSITCKKIQIFEKRGLTLGVVMIIVQSGNEELFKSRVEAALKLATKKQRKNSGGGGVKLPFGLCGCQEEGSRNFDEESMFDPEDGQVLDNEPASRPQLPTPLPQSSVFVSVDEWQTVRYGGEEVGRWIVSSEEIEFVDWVGQNSFKGVHRGRKVWVNKLRGCDMGSAYDVEIRQDLLQLMSCGQKNILQFHGICFNESHGLCIVTRMMEGGSVHDIIMQRNKRLSLRDTIKIALDVADGLAFMNSYGIAYRDLNTRRILLDRQGNACLGDMGIVTPCNNAGEVTEYETSGYRWLAPEIIAGDPESVSETCMSNVYSYGMVLWEMVTGEEAYSTYSPVQAAVGIAACGLRPEIPRDCPHLLRSLMTRCWDNSPLKRPQFSEIISILQKQSIR, encoded by the exons atggcggcggcgctggagtgcTGGTCGGGCCGGCCGAGCACGGacgaggagtccatggtggagcaGGTCCTCATGAAGCCCCACGCCCGCTCCGACGGCTCCCTCCCCACCTGcgccgactccgccgccgccgccgacccggCCTCGGGCCCGGCGGCGCCCAAGAAGTGGCAGCGCCTGGGACGCAACTTCGCCGGCGCCATCGCGGCATTCAAGAACACCCTCAACCTGGACAACAACGGCGGCCTCCCCCGTGACCCCTCGCCGCGCGCCGTCGGCGACAAGCCGCCGCTCCTTCTCCGCGGCCTCGCGCAGCTCTACtcccgcggcgccgccgcgcagCAGCTGCCGGAGAAGCTCGTCTCTGACCTCCGCCGCCACTTCGATGCTCTCCCCAACAG CTACGGACAGGCAGGATTTGACATGAAAGATGTCCTCTTGCACGCCCGTCTTGTAGAGCAGGCGGCCGGCGAGGATCAGCTTGCAGTCAACATCGAGgaagttcatggcagagaaagtgGCGCTGAGGGCACCGGTTTCCAGCTCACATTCGCCTGCAACGCGCCACTTTCATGGCAGTCAATGTCAGGCTCACTTGACAGCCCTTCAATCACTTGCAAGAAGATCCAGATCTTCGAGAAGAGAGGACTCACACTTGGTGTTGTCATGATAATTGTTCAATCCGGGAACGAGGAGCTCTTCAAGAGCCGGGTCGAGGCTGCGCTAAAATTGGCGACCAAGAAGCAGCGGAAGaacagtggtggtggtggtgtgaagCTTCCCTTCGGGCTTTGTGGCTGTCAGGAAGAAGGATCGCGCAACTTCGATGAGGAGTCTATGTTTGATCCAGAGGATGGTCAGGTTCTTGACAATGAGCCTGCTAGCCGACCACAGCTTCCCACCCCTCTGCCTCAGTCATCAGTGTTTGTTTCAGTGGATGAGTGGCAAACCGTCCGATATGGCGGTGAGGAAGTCGGACGCTGGATCGTCAGCTCCGAGGAGATTGAGTTTGTCGATTGGGTTGGCCAAAATTCATTCAAGGGAGTTCATAGAGGAAGGAAGGTTTGGGTTAACAAACTGAGGGGCTGTGACATGGGAAGTGCTTACGATGTCGAGATCCGTCAGGACTTGTTGCAGTTGATGAGCTGCGGCCAGAAGAACATCCTCCAGTTCCATGGCATTTGCTTCAATGAGAGCCATGGGCTCTGCATAGTAACTAGGATGATGGAAGGAGGTTCAGTTCATGATATTATCATGCAGAGGAACAAGAGACTGTCGCTCCGGGACACGATTAAGATTGCTTTGGATGTTGCTGATGGCTTGGCGTTTATGAACAGCTACGGCATTGCCTACCGCGATCTTAACACACGGCGGATCCTACTAGACAGACAGGGAAATGCCTGCCTTGGGGATATGGGCATTGTTACCCCTTGCAACAATGCTGGTGAGGTTACTGAGTATGAGACATCTGGGTATCGCTGGCTAGCTCCAGAG ATCATCGCGGGAGATCCAGAGAGCGTGTCAGAGACCTGCATGAGCAATGTCTACAGCTACGGGATGGTCCTGTGGGAGATGGTCACCGGCGAGGAGGCCTACTCCACGTACTCACCAGTGCAAGCGGCGGTGGGGATCGCGGCCTGTGGGCTGAGGCCGGAGATACCGAGAGACTGTCCTCACCTCCTGAGGTCGCTGATGACCCGGTGCTGGGACAACAGCCCTCTGAAGCGCCCTCAGTTCTCGGAGATCATCTCCATCCTGCAAAAGCAGAGCATCagatag